One Thiocapsa bogorovii DNA segment encodes these proteins:
- a CDS encoding PDDEXK nuclease domain-containing protein — protein MSEPNDLTEASERLLGELRGMIADAREQLAQTANAALTMLYWNLGSRLHREILGEKRAEYGKRIVAAVGRQLHAEFGSGFSEKNLWRMMQFAELFPDGKILATLSRQLGWSHFKELLPLDQPMQREFYAEMCRIERWSVRTLRNKIGSLLYERTAISKKPEEVAKAEIAALRNEDRLTPDLVFRDPYILDFLGLKDRYLEKDLEDAILREIEAFLLALGEGFAFVGRQVRIQIDSDDFYLDLLFYHRRLKRLVAIDLKLGDFKAEHKGQMELYLRWLAKHEQQPGEEPPLGIILCAGKKEEQIELLELDRSGIHVAEYLTALPPRELLKQKLHAAIESSRARLENREGGGE, from the coding sequence ATGAGCGAGCCCAACGACCTAACCGAAGCCTCCGAGCGCTTGCTGGGTGAGTTGCGGGGCATGATCGCAGATGCGCGGGAACAGCTCGCGCAGACCGCCAATGCCGCGCTCACGATGCTCTACTGGAACTTGGGGAGTCGGCTGCACCGCGAGATTCTCGGCGAGAAGCGTGCCGAATACGGTAAGCGGATTGTCGCCGCGGTGGGGCGACAATTGCACGCCGAGTTCGGAAGCGGCTTCAGTGAGAAGAACCTCTGGCGCATGATGCAGTTTGCCGAGTTGTTTCCAGACGGCAAGATTCTCGCTACGCTGTCGCGACAATTGGGATGGTCGCATTTCAAAGAATTATTGCCGCTTGACCAGCCGATGCAACGCGAGTTCTACGCGGAGATGTGCCGCATCGAGCGCTGGAGCGTAAGGACACTCCGCAACAAGATCGGCTCCCTGCTCTACGAGCGCACCGCGATCTCGAAGAAGCCCGAGGAAGTCGCTAAGGCCGAGATCGCGGCGCTACGCAATGAAGACCGACTCACCCCTGACCTCGTCTTCCGCGACCCCTACATCCTCGATTTCCTCGGCCTCAAAGACCGGTACCTCGAAAAGGATCTCGAAGACGCCATCCTGCGCGAGATCGAAGCCTTCCTGCTGGCGCTCGGGGAAGGTTTCGCGTTCGTGGGACGCCAAGTGCGCATCCAGATCGACTCCGACGACTTCTATCTCGACCTGCTATTTTACCACCGTCGTCTGAAGCGCCTTGTCGCAATCGATCTAAAACTCGGCGACTTCAAAGCTGAGCACAAAGGCCAGATGGAGCTCTACCTTCGCTGGCTCGCCAAGCATGAGCAACAGCCTGGCGAAGAGCCTCCCCTCGGGATCATCCTCTGCGCGGGCAAGAAGGAAGAGCAAATTGAGCTGCTGGAGCTTGACCGGTCCGGTATCCACGTCGCGGAGTATCTGACCGCACTCCCGCCTCGGGAGCTTCTCAAACAAAAACTGCATGCCGCCATCGAGAGCTCGCGGGCTAGGCTGGAGAACCGGGAAGGAGGTGGGGAGTGA